The Boseongicola sp. DNA segment TTTGGCCATGATCACCGCGATTTCTTTTCTGCGGCGATTGAGGCGCAGGGAGGCGAAGTTGTTGCCAAGATCGCCATTCCGCCGTCTGAGACATCATTCACGCGTTACTTCCCATCGATCCCGCGCGAGACCGAGGTGGTATATCATGTGATGGTGGGTCCAGCGGTTTTGACGTTTGTGAAGGAACTGGGCGAATTCTTTGGGCCGAACAGCCCTGAGATTTTTGGCTTTATCGACAGTTTGGAAGCGGTTGATATCACGAGCCCGGGTTTGGAATTTCTGGAAGGGTCTTATTTCTGGGAAGGCAATCCGCGTCACGCGCAGGCAAATCAGTCATCGTTCGATGCGAACTTCCGTGCAGCGGTTGGTGTTGATGATCGCGGAGCATCGGTAGCTGATAGCAAGGATGTGTCCACCTATGCCCATATGTTTGGGTGCTGGGAAACGCTGAATATCATCAAAGCGGGAATGGAAAGTGCCGATTATCAGGGGCCGGGAGATCGAGCCAAGCTGATTGAAGCGGTTGAGGCGATGACCGATATGCCGCATTCGGATGATCATCCGCAGGGGGCGAAGCGCTTTAACGGCAAAACGCACCAGACGTTCGGCAGTCAATACATTTCGAGAGTGACGGACGGCAAGTTGGTTGTGGCGCATACGGCGTCGATTGAAGACGGTCTTTACGAAGACGAGGTCGACTATACCACCCAGGCGCTCTGATCTGATCCAAAGCTCTGATAAAACAGGCAAAAAGTTGCAATGGATTTTGGCCCACACTTGATGCTCGCCTCCCTTGAGGGGGCGGTCATCGCTGCCATTCTGGCGTTAACAGCCATGGGATTGAGCATCGTTTTTGGTGTGATGCGGGTTGTGAACGTAGCCCACGGTGAATTTTACATGCTGGGCGCTGTTTTGGCCTGGTATGTGACGACGTTGATTGGCGGACATCCTGCTCTGGGGTTCGTTGCCGCGTTGGTGATTGCGCCGGTATTGGTGGCGTGTTTGGCGGCGGGGGCGGACCAACTGATCCTGAAGCGGATCAAATACGACCCCGACCGAACCATCGTCGGCACCATCGGGATGCTGTACATCATCCAGCAATCAACGCTAATGACCTTTGGTCCAGAGGCGAGGCCAGTTGAGGCACCGTTTAACACCCGGTTGTCGCTGCCGTGGTTCGAGTTTGGCAAGAACGGATTTCAGATGATCTGGCCCTGGGGGCTGAGCACGACGAGTTACAAGCTGTTCGTCATCGTGGCTGCGGTTGTGGTTTTGCTGGCCATCTGGATGCTGCTGACGCGCACAAAGATCGGGTTGATCATGCGTGCCACGCAACAAGACAGCGAGACGGCACAAGCCTTTGGAGTGCCGGTTGGGCGGGTTTATAGCTGGGTTTTTGGTTTTGGCGCAGGGCTGGCAGCGTTAGGTGCCGTGCTGGTGGTGCCGATTCAGCAGGCACATTACCTGATGGGGCATGATCCGCTTTTGCTGGCGTTTATCGTGGTCATAATTGGTGGGTTGGGGAGTCTGCCGGGCACTATTATCGCAGCACTTGTCATTGGCATGGCCGACGGGATCATATCGGTATTCTTTTCGCCGACGCTGGCGAAAATAATCGCGACATTTCTTGTGGCCATGGTCTTGGTCTTTCGTCCGCAGGGGCTATTGGGCAGGTCTACGTCATGACCCAAGAGGCGAAATCACGGGTGCTACATTTTAGTGTTTTGGCGTTGCTGATCGTGCTGTTTTTTGTATTGCCCGCCTATCATGTTGGAGTCTTTTCGCGGGTCATGGTGTTGGCCATCTATGCGATGGGGTTCAATCTGCTGTTTGGCTACACAGGGCTTTTGAGCCTTGGACATGCAATGTTTTTCGCCGCCGGTATGTATGGCTTTGGGTTGACGACAAACCTGGTCGGATGGCCAGTGCCGGTGGCCTTTGCGTTTGGGATATTGTGCGCGGGCGCTTTGGCGATGGCGGTTGGGTTTCTGGCACTTCGGACGGCGGGTGTTGCGTTTATGATCGTGACACTGATGTTTGCGCAGACTGCTTATCTGGTGGTGCTTTACTTTGGTACTTACACGCGGGGCGATGAAGGCTTTGTCATTCAACAGGCGCAGCGGACGCTTGCCGGCATCGACCTGACGACCGAGACGGCGCGATATTTCACTGCGTTTACGCTGTTTGCGGTTTGTTTTCTGGGGTTCGCGCGACTGGTGCAAACGCCATTCGGCAAGACGCTGGTCGCCATTCGCGAGAATGAAGAACGCGCGCGGATGCTTGGATATGACGCGCATAGACACAAACTGAAGGCGTTGGTTATTTCAGGTGCGGTATCGGGCGTGGCAGGGGCGGCATATGCGTTGTTGTTTGGATATGTCGGGGCAACGTTTTCCACGGTTCAATATTCGATATTCCCTTTGCTATGGGTATTGTTAGGCGGTGCTGGAACCACGATCGGGCCGTTGATTGGTGTGATCTTTATGTTCTATCTGATTGATATTTCAAGCTCTTATACGAATGCCTACATGCTGGTAGCTGGTGTGGCGTTGGTGTTGTTAACGGTGTTTGCGCCGCAGGGCCTTATCGGCACATTGCGCGACCGAGTTTATCGGTGGCTGCCATGACAATCCTTGAGACAAGAAAGCTGACGAAGACCTACGGGGGCGTTGAGGCGAACCGCGACGTTGATTTTCAGTTGGCGCAGGGAATGGTGACGGCGTTGATCGGGCCTAACGGAGCTGGAAAATCCACTTTTGTCGGGATGGTCAGCGGGCGCACTGAGGCCACCAGCGGGGCCGTTTTTTTCGAAGGCAAAGATATCAGCCATTTGCCGGCGCATCAGCGCATTCAATTGGGACTGGCCTATACGTTTCAGATTACTTCGGTATTTGCTGGATTGTCAGTGAATGAAAATGTTGCTCTGGCGGCGCGTCGAACCTTGGCGGGTCAAGACGGGTCGCTGGAAGAAGTGGTTCATCAGGCATTGGATCGCGTTGGTATTGCTGACCGCGCAGATCAGATTGCTGGTGATTTAAGTTATGGGCACCAGCGGCTGCTGGAGATTGCCATGGGGTTGGTCCAGCGTCCGAAGGTGTTCATTCTGGATGAGCCGACGCAAGGGTTGGCCGAGACTGAGGTTGACGACTTTATTCAACTGGTGCGATCGCTGGCGGGGCATACGACGATTTTGCTGATCGAACACAATATGAAGGTCGTCATGGAAACGGCTGATTTCATTACTGTTCTGGACAATGGTCGGACCCTATCTGAAGGCACACCTGCCGAAATTCGGGCAAATGCGGCGGTGGAAGCCGCCTATCTGGGAACGTCGGCGGATGCTTGAGGTCAAGGATATCCACGTTGCTTATGGGCAGGTGAAGACACTGCATGGCGTGTCCTTGAAAGTGAAGGCGTCGGAAATCCTGTGTCTGTTGGGTCGCAATGGCGCTGGCAAGACGACGACATTAAAGTCGATCATGGGTTTGTTACCTGTTTCTGCAGGTAGCGTGACGCTGGAAGGGCAGTCCTTGTTGGACTTGCAGCCGCATCACATTCCGCGCCATGGAATCGGGTATATTCCGCAGGGACGCCGGTTATTTCCCGAACTGACGGTGGCTGAGAACATTGAAATTGGGTTGATGGCGCGAAAGCAGGGGCCGGATACGCGTGAATGGGTGCTGGAGTTGTTCCCAAGGCTTCGCGAGCGCCTTGGCCAACAGGCGGGCACATTGTCGGGGGGAGAGCAACAGATGCTGGCCACGGCCCGCGCCTTGTGCTTGCGCCCCAAAGTTTTGTTGCTGGACGAGCCAACCGAGGGTTTGCAGCCGTCGATGATCGAACAAATCCGTCAGGTCATTGTGAAAATGCGCGACGAGGGGTTTGCGATCATACTGGTTGAGCAGAGAATGGATGCCATCCTGGCACTGGCGGATCGGGTAACGTTTATCGAGAACGGCCGGGACATTGATGCGATGACCGGGGACGCATTGAAGAAAGACCCCGAAAAGCTGAAACAGTATTTGGGTGTTTAAAACCCGTTTTGGCGGGTTCGGAATTGTCGTTAGATTGAATAGCAATGAGCTTGGGAGCAGATGCTATGAGCAAACTTGTCGTTAAAAACATAGGTCAGATACTTTCGGGGAAGCTGGAAGAGCCGATTTTTGATGGTGATTGCATGGTTGCGGCAGACGGCAAGATTTCGGCCTGGGGACGTGAGGCTGATCTGGATTGCGACGGGGCCACCAGTGTTGTCGATGCCAATGGGGTGACGTTGGCACCCGGGTTAATTGACAGCCATGTGCATCCGGTCGTTGGTGACTACACACCACGCCAGCAGCAGCTTCACTGGATCGACAGCACCCTGCATGGCGGTGTTACGA contains these protein-coding regions:
- a CDS encoding branched-chain amino acid ABC transporter permease is translated as MDFGPHLMLASLEGAVIAAILALTAMGLSIVFGVMRVVNVAHGEFYMLGAVLAWYVTTLIGGHPALGFVAALVIAPVLVACLAAGADQLILKRIKYDPDRTIVGTIGMLYIIQQSTLMTFGPEARPVEAPFNTRLSLPWFEFGKNGFQMIWPWGLSTTSYKLFVIVAAVVVLLAIWMLLTRTKIGLIMRATQQDSETAQAFGVPVGRVYSWVFGFGAGLAALGAVLVVPIQQAHYLMGHDPLLLAFIVVIIGGLGSLPGTIIAALVIGMADGIISVFFSPTLAKIIATFLVAMVLVFRPQGLLGRSTS
- a CDS encoding ATP-binding cassette domain-containing protein, giving the protein MTILETRKLTKTYGGVEANRDVDFQLAQGMVTALIGPNGAGKSTFVGMVSGRTEATSGAVFFEGKDISHLPAHQRIQLGLAYTFQITSVFAGLSVNENVALAARRTLAGQDGSLEEVVHQALDRVGIADRADQIAGDLSYGHQRLLEIAMGLVQRPKVFILDEPTQGLAETEVDDFIQLVRSLAGHTTILLIEHNMKVVMETADFITVLDNGRTLSEGTPAEIRANAAVEAAYLGTSADA
- a CDS encoding ABC transporter substrate-binding protein, yielding MNVSRRSAVLGIGAGVGAVSAAGILPGSLGFAQAQSSAPIKIGFQKHATGIGAAYGRWYDATTTAAAKRINDMGGINGRPVEIITEDDGADPKRGAEVLEKFATQHECDVAFGTLFSHVVIGSAPRAGELKLPYFVVSEGHHVASGMLNRYTLQPGITDVKSQVQSMAPFVADNLGKKVTMIYPDFAFGHDHRDFFSAAIEAQGGEVVAKIAIPPSETSFTRYFPSIPRETEVVYHVMVGPAVLTFVKELGEFFGPNSPEIFGFIDSLEAVDITSPGLEFLEGSYFWEGNPRHAQANQSSFDANFRAAVGVDDRGASVADSKDVSTYAHMFGCWETLNIIKAGMESADYQGPGDRAKLIEAVEAMTDMPHSDDHPQGAKRFNGKTHQTFGSQYISRVTDGKLVVAHTASIEDGLYEDEVDYTTQAL
- a CDS encoding branched-chain amino acid ABC transporter permease, which codes for MTQEAKSRVLHFSVLALLIVLFFVLPAYHVGVFSRVMVLAIYAMGFNLLFGYTGLLSLGHAMFFAAGMYGFGLTTNLVGWPVPVAFAFGILCAGALAMAVGFLALRTAGVAFMIVTLMFAQTAYLVVLYFGTYTRGDEGFVIQQAQRTLAGIDLTTETARYFTAFTLFAVCFLGFARLVQTPFGKTLVAIRENEERARMLGYDAHRHKLKALVISGAVSGVAGAAYALLFGYVGATFSTVQYSIFPLLWVLLGGAGTTIGPLIGVIFMFYLIDISSSYTNAYMLVAGVALVLLTVFAPQGLIGTLRDRVYRWLP
- a CDS encoding ATP-binding cassette domain-containing protein, with the translated sequence MLEVKDIHVAYGQVKTLHGVSLKVKASEILCLLGRNGAGKTTTLKSIMGLLPVSAGSVTLEGQSLLDLQPHHIPRHGIGYIPQGRRLFPELTVAENIEIGLMARKQGPDTREWVLELFPRLRERLGQQAGTLSGGEQQMLATARALCLRPKVLLLDEPTEGLQPSMIEQIRQVIVKMRDEGFAIILVEQRMDAILALADRVTFIENGRDIDAMTGDALKKDPEKLKQYLGV